GTGTGAGGGTAATTTATGCATTGGTGCATCCTAGCAGCTGGATAGCCATTTCAAACCATGAGTCCACCATTGACTTCAAGTTACTCGACTTCATTAGCCATGTTTAAAAGTATATCAATTGAATTTGATCTTACATCAAAATGCCATTGGATATGATGAGTGCACTATTCACTTCAAATTCCTTGACTTTATTAACCatctttaaaaattaaaaatatatcaattaaattCAATCTTACATCAAATCGCTGTTAGATAAGATTGAATCCACTATTGACTTCAGATTCCTTCACTTCATTaaccatatttaaatatatatcaatataattTCAACTTAATCAAATAGCCATAAGATGCGATGAGTCCATTATTAACTTCAAGttccttgacttcattgggcataCATAAAAGTATATGAATTGGgtttgatcttgaattttgaaGAGAAACGGgaagaaacaaagaaaagaaaactaaacttTTATATCCCCACAACGGTAATCTTTGGTGGTCCTCTAATAGGAAGACTTCTGGGGATTCTCACATAGCCAACTCTCGTCTATAGGCAACGAGAAAGAAGTCCAAGGTGAAGAGAACTTGTCTCTAGCCATTGTATTCACACCCATTTGCAGAAGGAATGGACAGGGGCAAAGGAGAGGAGGGCTCCGAAAATTACGTTGAGGGAGGATACCACCCTGTGAATAGAGGCGATCTCTTGAATGAAGAGCGCTATGTGGTGCAATCCAAGCTGGGCTGGGGCGGTTTTTCCACTGTTTGGCTTGCCTGGGACACCCAACTCAACAAATATGTGGCCCTCAAGATATCAAGGAGCAAAGATTATTTTAGAGAAACGGCCCTTCGTGAGATTGAAACCCTGAAAGTAATATCAGAGGCGGATCCAGATGATAAAGAATGTGTTGTTAAATTGCTTGATTATTTCATGCACAGTGGACCAAATGGGAATCATGTGTGTTTGGTTCTTGAGCTTTTAGGAGACAATTTAAGGACACTTCTCAAACATTATAGCGGCAAGGGTATTCCATTGAACAAGGTAAAGGAAATCTGTTTTCATATCTTGCGAGGACTTGACTTCTTGCATGGGAAACTTTCAATTGTTCACACAGATCTCAAACCAGAAAACATTCTTTTGCTATCCACCATTGACCCCAAGAAAGATCCAAAGAAGCTTGGTGTCCCACTTATACCTTCTTCTAATAAAGGTAAATCCATCATTGCTACAAGCTCTTCTTCTGGATCAAATATTTGCAAGAAAGGAAATCAGCAGATAAGATCGAATCAGAAGGGGAAATTAGTAGCTCAAGATTGCGGGACTGCAGcaaatgaagaagaggagaaattGGGTGTAGAAGCCCAAACAAGGACATGGGGCAATGAAAAGATCTTGTCTGGTGCCTGGGAAGGAAACCTTGCTCAGAGAATTAGAGAACTCAATATTAACAGCCTTTCTGAGAAGCAGAATTCAATGTCGTCCCTTGATCTTAAGTGCAAGATAGGTGATATGGGTAATGCTCGCTGGCTTCCTATTGATAAAATGGGTCCTATTCAAACACATCGTTACAAGTGTCCAGAGACCCTTCTGGGATCTTCATTCTCTACTCCAGCAGATATATGGTCTGTTGGATGCATTGCCTTTGAGCTTGCCACAGGTGATTTCTTGTTTAGTCATCGAGCGAAGAACAATCAAGAGAAGCTTGTAAATCACCTGGGCTTAATGATTGAACTCCTTGGTGTGATGCCCTGGGGAGTTGCTACGGGTGGCAAGGTTTCTAGAGATTTATTCGACAACAAGGGTAATGTAAAAGGCTATAGGAAGTGTGGAAGGAAATTGATCGATCTGCTTCGAGATAAATTTGGGTATGCCAAAAAGAATGCAGATGATTTCAGAGACTTTCTTGTTCCTCTCTTACATTTTGTACCGGAAAAGCGACCCACTGCAATGCAAGCCCTTCTTCACCCCTGGCTTGGTGGTGGGCCCCGCCTTCTTCAACCATCATCATCCGCAGCCCAAACACAGCAAAATGCTGAGGTTATTCCAGAAGAGAAGACAGCAGTTTAGTGAGAAAGAGTATGATTCATGTGGAAAATGTTGCGATTTAATGTCAACCTGTCAAAGTGACATGCAGTTATGTGAATTTGGATAAATCAAGAAATGGTGTAACAATCTGTGAAGCAAGATTATTTGTCCCCTGTAAACTGCAATCATGCGCAGAGATTTTCAATGATATATGTTTTTTCAATGTTATTTGTACTAAGTTCTCATTATTTTAATATCACCTGTTTGAGTTCGTTAAGTTCTTTAGATTACCTCTGTCTGGATGCTTTAGTTAAGATGAAGATGCAAGTATAGAATTATCATAAATAGTTGTTAACACTGGTATTATTATGTgagttatgccgagaggcatctacaatgacatcaaaatatctgtaaacaaaaatccatttttgaaacaatttgacttGCAAATGACAgggaaatgcatgaaatatgtcaagattttgtggaggtgttattttattactccaaataaaatagaaccctccccACTTGTTTCCAATTAGATTCACAGCTTTTTGCAtgcaggactttaatggatttgtattcttggtgtttagtattttagaagaacagaTGATTCTCTTTTATTATAAAATATCTCTccgcatattttacatatatttttttaatataagtatACTAATATCTATGATCACTGATTTGAATATTCCCATGGATTTATGAAGTCTCCTTACTATTTTAGCCTTTATCACCATAATTACTATTTGTGTTCTGTTTTCTGAGAAATTACTGTCATACAAGAAAACACAAATGATGACATACTGGATCAACGTTTAACTATAaacattaattaattgaattttaaaaattatattaattttcaaTTAATTGATGTTTATGTCAATGTATATTTAATTTTTGagttttaattaatatatatgtttaaatatatgTTTAATATGTTAGATAAATAATATGTTTAGAGTTATATAGTATGTCTAAATATGTTTAATATGCTAGATAAATAATACGTTTAGAGTTATATAGAAATAAATATATTATgtaattaataatttataatttatgattatttacaattttgttagtttaatttttactttttttaCATGTATTTCTacactattattttaatataatttgttAACTATAAAATATAtatcttagattttttttttttaattataccaTTTATTACATATTGTTAATATTAGTTTTTTAGAATTATACATTTTAAATATTGTTATCTTTTTctattttatatataattaatcGTGTATtactaatatatattatttatctatattttaaaattatataataaattatacATATATTTGTTATTTTCActttatttattctttttataaATTTTCACTAATTATATTGCTTACTTTCTTTAGCATGTATGTCTTCTTTAGCATGGTGTTAAATAAAAAATGTTGCTAGCAAAAACACCACATggtcaaataaataaatgtttgAGCTAACAATTAGCAAAATTCTCTTCTAAAGTAGTTTCATTTTGAAAATGCACCCTTATTACTGGGTTGATCTTCCGAAGAAGATCAAATCAATCACGTGTATCTGTAAGGAGGTCCATAGTCAATGGGGCCATTTaaaattttatagttttagttATTTGCATGTTGGCATTGTAAGACACGCCAACCATGATGTGGAAGACATATATCCAAACTTATGCTTGCTAGCCACCATATTGTGTATCTCTATAATTTTTCTAGATAGATTTGCAACAAAAACAATTTATCACTTGCATATCTAGGGAGATTGCAGAATGCCTTGTGGAAACAAACAACCTTGATGTAGGACAATGTCTTAAATTGGATATACCAATTCCCCAATTTTGTTATCTCGTTAGTtgttttttagaaataaactatttgtaaaatcattttttttaaatgaaggcataattgattaaataataattCTTTGGATCTCTTTCAATTCTAATTGAGAATATTGATGGTACGTTTTGAGTTTCTTAAAATATGAGTGATCCAAATATTTTTAACCTTGAAAATTTCACttgataagaaaaaaaataaaataccaaataTGAGATGTAGAAATCAAAACTTTTTAGCACATCAATCAATTGGTCATGTAAATTATCACTAACAATAGTTCCCCAATCAACACTTCTATCTACTATATTTAGAATGAATTAGCACATCTTTAGATGGAATTATTTAACATGGGATTTCCTATAAACCCTATTGAGAAGTTCGATgagattataatatatatattctcTAAAATAATACATATGGTGTACCTTTTCCATATATTTTGTGCAACTTTAATTGGTAAAAGGGGGAGGTGATCATTGATGAAATCAATGTCTATTCTATTTTAGTTTTAGATAGGATCATGGATTTCTTCTGTCGAACATccaaaatattgagaggggaggggtgaatcaacattccCTTGAATTTATTAAAACTTTTGAACAACCATCTACATAACATAACTTAGTTGCCGAAATAAAAATGATTAGTAAGTAGAAAAATATAGAAcaccacataacatagagatttatatgtggaaaacccaagataggaaaaaccatagagaggatCAACTCTCAATATTATGTAACCAGTTATAGTAATACAGGGTGGCTCCCTGTCGGATGGACTCACTGCCCAAATTATAATGGTTCACGATCGGAGGATGACTTACAACCAATATTAGAAAATATGAACTACTAATATTGCGTCTATCATATGCATGAGTTACAGATCCATTAAggtgcataatcactttcacatttgaTCTACATAATCACTTTTACATTCACTGTATACATTACCAGACTAAAGACATACATGCTTGTAAGTAATATAATTAGTGAAAATTTATAAAAAGAATAGATAAAGTGAAAATAAGGTCAGGAAAGTTAGTTGGTAAGTAGGGTATCCTATTACCAGGCCAATAACTATACTACAACAAAATATTAACACAGGTAAAATCTTGGATATAGACATTAAATATCATGTAAAACAAGTTCCCAAAAGTAATATAGAGATATCAAGAATTGCGAAGCAATGCTAACCAAAAAAGGAATATGTCAGACCCAAGTGAACACCGGAGCTTGAGGAGCTAGAACTAGGATATGCTAAACTCATGTTGCTCGatcaaaaaatcatcaatgacatcaATAAAAATATTCTAATAGTCTCCCCTTTTGTCTATGATGGCAACGTGACAactaacatatatatttatatgtacaaaAATTATTCGTCTAATTCCTTCAACTACAATACATTCCTTTAATCACTATACACAACTATCACTCCCCTTTTGAAATCAATGGAAAAGTgtatagaaaagaaaaaaaattgtacaCAAAATCTCCCCCTAGGAAGAAAATGAACTAACCGGAGGAATGTTTGATTTTATGAATGTGTTTGCAATCCAAATACCTTTGTTGTTCTCCCATTGTTGGATGGCATTTgataaaaaatatgattgcactttgAGGGAAATGAGAGTGTGTTCTACTTATTCAATTGAACTAGGATTAGAGAAAGTGAATTGTTGTGCCTTAGATAGGGTACAATTCAACGGAGAGATATAGTCATTGCACATGTCTCTTAACTAACCAAGAGGGTGAATAATGTTGTCCTTCTGCTGCTGAAGTTCAAAATATTTCTTGTGGATTTCTTCAATGGTTGATCTATTGGAGTCTGAAATATCTTGAGAtaactaaaaataataaaaattttggttaattttttacTCAATTGAGTTAGTCTCAAGTCACGAATTAATTTTGTGGCTGCTAGCCATTGAAGACTGAATAGATATATTGTGTTTCCACTAGAAAGACATTCCTAACCTCATGTAATAAGGTGAGAAATATTTGTGTGTGGTTGCACATTTGGCTTTTAGATCCAATAAGAACTTTTCTTTCTCAACTTCCTTCTCACAAGTAACTTTCATTTTCATAGTACTGGAGTAgttcttcaaagaatttatcaaagtaTTACATTTATCTAGGCTGGaggtagatggatcaatagaactATCTAGGATGACACTTTTTAGTGCTATTACTAcctcttcaaacaccttattcTTTTCCTTAAGCTCTCCAAAACATCCTTCTTAGCAAAAGCCTGAATGGCTTCTCCAATTTGAAACTTTTAGAACAGATCAATCTAGGTGAAGTCAATAATTAACCTAGAAGAAGTAATGGGCTAGAAAGATAATGTTGTAGCAAGTAATATTTTCAATGAATCATCCAAGGTATCAAAGCTAGTATCTGCCTCTTTCTTTCTATTGGTGTCAGTCAATGTGACACACTTCTCAGATGATGTttgttcttcttctttattttcttccatTATGTCGTCTTTCTCTTTTAGGTTATCTGGGGGGGACATCAACAACTTTGAAGATATTTATTGAAGGATTTTCATCCATTACAGCATTATCAATACCAAATTATTCAGAAATAACATTTTCATTGGTAATGTTGTTAATGAGAGCTTCAATAGCTGGCAAAAATCTAAGTTTTCTTTTTATGCCCTTAACCAATTCTATAGTTTATGTTTTCAAGGTTTCTACATCTTGTGTTCCTTCCATAAGAGTATCTAATCTCTTCTTGGTTTGGAGCTTAGCTTTGTATACATGTACAAGTGTAGCTTTATCTCTCTTGGAAAGGGTATTTCCAACAACTTCTATAGCATATTGCTTAATTTCTTGATCTTCTTTCATATCCTTTTCTCTAATCTTATTCAAAATTTCccaatgtaaggaagttaagtagtgaaacaacttcctacactaaccttgagaggagggtaatgcaaaacttttatagatcattatAGAAGCTACAAAAACAacagaaataatcaaaatatcatgcataccacaacacatcaacacaatgatttatgtggggaaaatttAATGTCCCTTTCCTATCCTGTCTTAGAAGCTTGCCAACTTTATGCGATGTTGCTATAGTTCAATGTTAAGGGAACGTCTAGATTATACGTTGCTAAGGCCAGTATAGTATGGTTTCCATGGTGTTGGTGACTGTGAGGAGTACCGTGTCCAGATCTTGTGTCTAACGGAATGATTTATAGTCTCTCTATTGTGGGTGAGTTATTTTAAGTGTTAGATGGTCTACGTACTCCTTGATCTTTGCTTgtcctttaggtatgagtgctctCTTTTCTTTCTATAATCCTCCTTAATTTCCCTTCATAATGACACGATTGCCCCTATATATGGATTCAATTGATGGGGGTGTCTATTCGCTCAAAGGGTCACATCTTTCCACTAAACTAAATGATTATTATCATTAGTTAAATGTAATCGGAGTGGTCAATCCTTAACCATACTCGATATCACCCTTAGATGGAAATCAATAATCAATACTTATTGTTTCGATGCCAACATATTTTTTAGGTCCTCCGTAGTTGTCCATCCTAGTCCGATATGAAGACACTGTCACGGGGTATGACTGTGTATCTATTTGATTCTTTTACAACTTCATCTCTTTTAGAGACTTCCCAAAGTTGATCCCTTGCATCAGGAGTGGGGACATCACAATTTCCCCCCCCTTATGATTGCTTATCCTCAAGCAACTTATTGTCTTCTTTCCCTGTACTATGATTAGTAACACTAATATATACAGTTAAATAAATTAAGGTGATGCAAAGTATACTTAGGAAAAGAGTTTGGTTGTCTTGTACCTTTACCTgttttggcttccttgagccctttCATAAAGACTGACCTCATTTGGGTTAGTGGTTTCAAAGGACTTCCTTGAGCCCTTATTCATAAAGAGGACTGGCCTTCTTTGTGTCATCCTTCTTATCTAAGGCGCTAGCTTCCTTGAACCAAGCTAACCatattggcttccttgagcccttatgCTTTAGAGAGGAGTGTCCTTCTTCATGTCATCCTACTCCACTAGGGTGTTGGCTTCCTTGAGCCTTTATACTTAGAGATGATTGGCCTTCTTTGTGTCATCCCACTCATCTAGGGTGCTTACTTCCTTGAGCCTAGTCACCCTCATTGGCTTCCTTGAGTCATTACACTTAGAGAGGATTGACCTTCTTTGTGTCATCCTACTCTTCTAGGCAGGGTTATGGCTTCCTTGAGCCACACCGCCCTTCTATGTACCTGTTCTAGTTCTTAAGTAATTtgattgcaattttttttatttgtacaACTTTCTAATAGTTACAATTAAAATACAATggtatatattaaattttatatatgagTGTTTCTCTCCTTCTGGAGTGCCTCAACATCTTCTTTCCTTTCCCACGTGGCATCTTCCACGGGTAGGCCCTTCCATTGAATTAGGAACTCGGTGATGGTTCTATTTCGTAAACTTCCCTCTCTAGTATCCAAGATAATTTCTGGTTCTAATATGATTTTTCCCTCATCATCAAATGGTGGCAACTGTGTACATGGGACAACTTTTTTTCCTAGGACTTTGTTCAACAAGGATACATGTAATATATTATGGATCTTGCTATTTTCGGAGAGCTCCAGTTCATAAGCTACTTCCCCTATCCTTCTCAAGACTTTATAGGGCCCATAGAATCTTGGTTTGAGTTTTTCTGCTCCACTCAGCTTAATTGTTGATTGTTTGTATGGCTGCAATCTCAAAAACACCATGTCCCCTTCTTCAAATGATCTTTCCACACGGTTCTTATCAGCATATAGTTTTTTCTAATTTTGGGCTTGGTGGAGGTTCTCCTTGAGGGTCTTCATGATGTCAATATTCTATTGAGAAAAGTCTTTAGCTCCAGGTACTCTCTACTATCTTGGACAAGATCCCCAAATGATGTGGCTTCATATCCGTACAAGGCCTTGAAGGGGCTCATCCCTATAGACATGTGATGTGTATTGTTATAGCAATGTTCTCCAAGGTGTAACCATTTAGTCCATGCTTTATGTTGCCTTGTGACATAGTTCCTGAAATATCCTTCTATCCATTTATTAACAATCTCGGTTTGATCGTTTGTTTGTGGGTGATAGCTGGTGCTAGGTGTAAGTTTTGTACCTGCCAAACTAAAAATTTCTTGCCAAAATTGGCGAAGAAAGAGGTTGTCCTTGTCGCTAACTATATTTATTGGCAAACCATGAAGTCTAAAAACTTCTTTAAAGAACACTTCTTCTATTTGAACTACACTATAGTTGGTAGAGATGGCAAAGAAGTGAGTATACTTTGTATTTCTATATACTATAACATAAATACAATCCTTAACATACAGCTTGGGTAGTCCGGTTATAAAATCCATGgagatactttcccatttttggttGGGAATGGGTAGTGGTTTTAGGAGGCCTGCTGGGTGTTCTTGTTCTACCTTATTTTGTTGGCAAATCATACATTCTTGCACATGTTTGAGGACATCTTTCTTAAGTCCCTTCCATGAGTACCTTTCCCGAATCTGCTTGTACGTTTTGTAGTAACCTTGATGTCCTGCTAGGGGTTTGTCATGATATTCCCTCAAAATATTATCCTTCATTCTTGAATTATCAGGTAGATATATCCTATTTTTGTATAAGATAATGTCTTCATTTACCTTGTATTCATCATTTGGTATTCTCCCTCCTAGGATCTCATTGGCAAGATAATCTTTGGCATATTCAGGAATGATGTGATTCTTCCACTCTTTTGTGATGCTTGTAATGGTATTCAAACAAGGGTGTCTTGATAATGCATCTGCCACTATATTATGGGTacctttgacatattcaatgtcaaagtcataagcttgtATCTTACTCATCCACTTTTGTTGTCGGTTGTTCAAATATTTTTGATTCATATAATAACGTAAACTATTATGGTCTGTTTTAACATGAAATTTCCCACATACAAGGTGTTGTTGGAATTTTGCTAAGGCATGCATAATGGCTGACATCTCCTTGTCATCAATTGAATAGTGCCTTTCTATTTCAGTCAACTTCCTACTTTCAAATGCTATTGGGTGTCTTCTTTGAATGAGGACTGGTCCAATTCCCTCTCCCAATGCATCACATTGCAATTCAAATGGTAGTGTGAAATCTGAAATGGCTAGAACTGGACATGAACTCATGGTTTCCTTCAATTGGTCAAATTATCTTTGCATTGTATCATTCCATGAGAAGGCTCCTTTCTTGGTTAGGTCTGTGAGGGGTGCTGCTATtttataaaatcctttaacaaaacATCTGTAATAGCTACATAAACCAACGAACCCCCTGAGTTGGGTCAAGGTTTTGGGTGTAGACCACTCTTTAATAGCTTTAATATTTTCCTCATCAATGTTGACCCCTTCTTCATTGATCTTATGACCCAAGTAGAGTATCTCCTTCGTGCCAAATTCGCATTTTGATTCTTTGGCGTACAAAGAT
The nucleotide sequence above comes from Cryptomeria japonica chromosome 11, Sugi_1.0, whole genome shotgun sequence. Encoded proteins:
- the LOC131068289 gene encoding uncharacterized protein LOC131068289, yielding MDRGKGEEGSENYVEGGYHPVNRGDLLNEERYVVQSKLGWGGFSTVWLAWDTQLNKYVALKISRSKDYFRETALREIETLKVISEADPDDKECVVKLLDYFMHSGPNGNHVCLVLELLGDNLRTLLKHYSGKGIPLNKVKEICFHILRGLDFLHGKLSIVHTDLKPENILLLSTIDPKKDPKKLGVPLIPSSNKGKSIIATSSSSGSNICKKGNQQIRSNQKGKLVAQDCGTAANEEEEKLGVEAQTRTWGNEKILSGAWEGNLAQRIRELNINSLSEKQNSMSSLDLKCKIGDMGNARWLPIDKMGPIQTHRYKCPETLLGSSFSTPADIWSVGCIAFELATGDFLFSHRAKNNQEKLVNHLGLMIELLGVMPWGVATGGKVSRDLFDNKGNVKGYRKCGRKLIDLLRDKFGYAKKNADDFRDFLVPLLHFVPEKRPTAMQALLHPWLGGGPRLLQPSSSAAQTQQNAEVIPEEKTAV